The DNA sequence TCCCATAGACGCGGTCCTGCCCTACGCTCGTATCGATCGCTTTGTTATAGTTCTGAATCGCTTCTTCGAACTTCCCCTGCTTTTCCAGGATTTCGCCAAGATTGTAGGCGATGATTCCGGGTCGCTCCGTGCCCGATTCAAGAGCATCAAGTAGGATCTTTTCGCCATAGGCCGGCTGTCCCGTGCGTCCATAGGCGATGGCAAGATTGACCGAGGCCCCCGTAAAATCAGGACGGATGTCGAGAACATATTTATACAATTCGATGGCTTCTCGGGGGTTTCCGCGGCGGAAGATGGCATCGGCCCGGTTCTTCACGTTATTGGTTTCGACCTCCTTGCCGATGCCCGAAAGCTTACGGAGCCAGAGGGGATCCGTCGCGGCGATGACACCGAAGGCTATGAAAAACAGCCAGAGTGCGAGGAGGCCGCAGGTGACGATCACCCTGGTGCGGGAAATCTCCTGTACTTGCCGGTTGTCATTATTTTGAGTCATGACTTTAACAGGTCGTATGAAGAACGAAGAGGACGTTCTTCCCTTGTTGTTTTAACCGGTTGAAAAGAAGGCAGGCATCCTGGCTCTTGAGAATGATGACCTGTGTTCCCTTCAAGGAATAGCGGTTGAAGATGAACTGACTGGGCGTCTGCTGAGGAAATCCCTTGCCACCGAGGCCGTGGTGCCCCGAGCCGATGAGAATAATATCGGCATGCCGTCTTAGGAGATAGGCTTGATCCCTGTCTCTGAAGAAATGCTTTTTGTCGGCCGGCCGGACGGTGCCGTTCGGGAAGACAATGATATCAAAGAAGGGTATCGGGATCCCCTTGTACACGGTCATTCCGTATTTGTGATAAACAATGTTGTCGTTCTTGAACTTAAAAAATGAATACCCCTGAATGAGAACCGCGGCGGTCAATAGAATGAGCAGGACCCATTTAATAGGGCGGAATTGGCTGAGATGAAAGATGAGGAAAAATACGATATAGGAGCCGATGGTGATGGCCACAATAGACTTCCAATAGGGCGCGTCGGTCAGCAGCGACGAGACGTAAAGAAAAATATAGGACAAGACAAAATCCAGAATCAGCACGCTTGCCGGAGATTTTATGTAGCCGCCAAGTTTCGGGTGCCGGACGCTTTTCCAATCGCGCTTTATATCTTTCCACTTCTGCGAGCCTATGTAGAGAATAATCAATCCCATCAAGGCGCCCCAGACATCTTTTGATATGTCGCCCATATCAAAAACCCGCCCGCTCATGAATAATTGAAATATCTCGTCAAAAGTGGAGAAGCAGAAGGCGAAGAGCGATGTCATCCAGATCAGTTTCGCGAAAGGCACCTCGCGGGGTTTGAGATCGCGATACATCATGAAGGCGAAGGTCATGTAGGCGAAGTAGTGCCAATTCTGCTGCAGCTCATAAAAGGCGTGATCATAGTAGACGTCACAGATCAACTGCCCCATTGCGATCATGATGATGGGTACGGTCGCGGCGATGAGGCCCTTGAGCGTCACACTCTTTATAAACCGGATGACGGCGGCCAGCAGAAGGATGCCGGCGACGAGCGGGACGATGGGGATTGAAATTCCGGCGATCGCTATCGTCGCGAGAGAGATTTTTTCGAGCGCTGATTGGAGATAATTCCGCACCATGATGAAAGGTGTCGCCACCAGGAGGAAACTGAACAGTATGAGATGAAGACGGGTGGAATAAAGAAGGGGAGGTCCCAGGGGTATCCTTTGCGACGTTTTTATTGTTTTAGACATTCCCGCCAACCAGCCCTCTGAGGACTCCCAAAGAGAATCCCTCAATATATGATCTTGCGGCTTTTTCTCCAAAGTTGGATTTTAACCTGAATCGAGGCCGTTGCAAAGGGTATTCTAGCCGCCCACCGGCCCGGCGTCCCCGGGAACATCTTCACCCATGCCGGATATTCACCTGTACGAGTCCTCATCCACGTCAAGCAGACTTAGAAGGATCTCCTCATCGGTTACGACCAGGTCTGGTGCAAACTGATCCGCCATTATGGGGATCTCGAATTTCAGGGGAGGGATCGGTTCGTATGGAGATGAATGGAACGATGGACCTGATGGCCATCGCGAGATCTCCACCGCGATTGTAAAACCGCCTATCTGTTGAGGGCTTTGGGCCTCATAGAGAGCCAGTGTTTGAGAACCGGCGGGTATTCCATTACCACAGAAATAGAGCGATCTAAGTTCGTAATTATAGCGCCAGGGAAGAATTATCATCAGCTTCGATCCGGGTGAGGCTCCACCGATGAGTTCCAAAACTCCGAAATCACGGGTCAGGGTGACAACGGTCGGTTGGGCCGGCGGCCGGCCTTTAGGGTGCGCCGGCGGCCGCGTCGGGGATTGATTCCGGGAGCGCGCCGGAGCCCTGTTAAATGTGATATATCGTCTGAGTTGATTGTCGAGGGTGTTTATTTGAAGCAAGGGGGCCCTGGTTTCAAAGAGCGCCTCGCCCGTCGATAGGCTGAAATAGGTCTCTGTGATGACATTGCTGCAATGTCCCCCATCCCGGATTCTATACATATCCCGATAGGGTTCTCCTTCAAAACCATACGCAGTGTATTTATAAAGAGGTTGATCAGACAGAGCCGCGCCAAGGGGCCAGGCTTGTACAGTAATCTTTGAGAGCTGCGGATCCGGTGGGGCGCCATATTTTATCTCGAGGCTCTGCTGGAGTATCAATTTTGTATCATCTTTGTCTCCTGAAAACACCATCTGGAATGTCTCATTGATGATGTGGATCCCATTAAATACCGCCTCGTGAGGAGAAGAATCGTATGTCTCAGACCATTGTTCAATGCTTGACCGGGCCTCCCAAATGTTAGCTGATAACGGGGTGAAAGAATCGTCATCGGGAGATTCTCCCGCCGCCGGGCCCTGAAGCATGAGAAATAGTACGAGCAGATTCATCCTTTTGCATATCATAACCGGCCGCCTCCCATCTGCGTTTACCCAGCTTGTTCTTTCCCATTGTCGAAAGATTGAGAGGTTAAGCGCCGGCGGGGCGGAGGGCCCGGCGGCCCGTAACGCCCCATCAACGAACCGCCGTCCGCCCGCCGGCACCGTCATCTAATTCCCGGTTCCCGCCGTTAATGTTGAATCGGCGCTCGATCCCGGAATACTCGAAGGTTCTTCCGCCGCCAGCAAGGCGCCGACCCTGGCCAGGCCGAGACCGGCGGTGGGGTGCCCGCCGCCCAAGGCGCGGGAGTAGGCTTCGCGCGCATCCGACAGGTCACCCATGCGTTCCAGAGCGACTCCCAGATTGTTAAAGGTGTAGGAAGGGGGTTCAACACCCATGGCCGCCGCAGCGACCACCGCCTCATCCAGATAGGTCCTGGCCTTCAGAAAATCCTCACGAAGGATCCAGATATAACCAATATTGTTTAAGGCATGGAAGTTGCCCGGGTCTTTCTCGATAGCTGTCTGGAAGGCGCGCAGAGCCTCCTCCGACCGCTGAAGCGACAACAGCGCGCGCCCACGGACATTCCATGCGCCGCTGTTTTCCGGATCGATCCTTGAGGCTTCTTCCGCGTGGGGCAGGGCTTCACGCTCCCTGCCGAGGGCCAGGAGGGCCCGGGCCAGGTTGGCGCGGACCTTGGCTTGCACGGCCGGCCGGCCGTGGAAGGTATTTAACAATTTCGAGAGGATCGGCCGCGCCCCTTCCGCATCACCGGCCTGAAGTTGTTCAATCGCCGCCGCGTAGCGCTCACTGTCGGACAAGGGGGGTTCCACCACCGTTGATGCGGTGAGGGCCGCTGTCTCCACCACTGTCTCCACAGGCTCTTCTGCCGGCGTCTCTTCGAGTGTCTCTGCCGGTGTCGCCTCCGGCGCCTCGCTTAGGTCGCGGGCATCCCCGGGAATGGGTGTCGTTTCAATGGGGGGTATGACATTGACCTCCGGGATGACGTGTGTCGCTGTCGCAAAACCGGTGGCTTCAGCGGCGATTTGTTCGCCGGCTTCGTTGTCCGGCAGCTCCGGCCGGAAGAGAAAGAATGTCACCACCAGCGCGGCGATAATCATCAGGCTCGTTCCACAGACTCTCTTGACGGACATGATAAACCTCCTTTCAGGATCCCCTTTGCCGCCTTCCGGCGGGACGAATGGTGTTGCGTACGCCGATATAGAAAGGCAAGGAGTGTTCCAAAAAGTCGGAATTTCGAAACGGGTTCCGGTGGAAGGGGTTAGAGGTTTGCTACTATTTGCCGCCGGAGGCGTTGTTGATGGAGGTCCACTCTTATAGCCACATCATGTGGTTTTGAGTCCACTCAATGTGGACGAATGATATCGTACTGGCGGATTTTGCGATGAAGATGACTGCGGTCCAGGCCCAACCGGGCCGCGGCGCGGGCGACATTCCACGATTCAGCATCGAGGATATTTTGTAAAAGCTGCTTCTCCCAAAGAGCAAAGTGTTCCTTATATGTTTGGGCGGCTGTTGGCGACTCCTCCGGACGGCTATCGGAGAAGGGTCCCGCCATCGCGGCGGATTTCCGGACAAGAAGCGAGGAATTTTCCGGTTCGATCATCGGGTTTTGTGCCTGAAGACGTTCGACGGCGGCCCGATCCACCGGCCCGTCCGCTTCGAGTATAAAGATCCGTTCGATGAGATTGCGAAGTTCGCGCACATTCCCCGGCCAGGAATAGGAAAGGAGCGCCGCCTCGGCCTCAGAAGTCAATGTATGCCGGCCGAGCCCGTGCAGGACGGTAAACTGGCTGATGTAGTGCCGGGTGAGGGCGAGGATATCTTCCTGTCTTTCGCGGAGCGGGGGGATGCGGATAACCAGCACCGCGAGCCGGTGGTAGAGATCAAGACGGAAACGCCCCGACTCGACTTCATGAGCCAGATCTCTATGGGTAGCGCTGAGAAAACGAACATTGACCGGAACGGCTGCGGTCCCGCCCAGCGGCTCCACCATTCCCGATTCCAGAACCCGCAGAAGTTTTGCCTGCAGGGATTCCGGCATATCACCGATCTCGTCGAGGAAGAGGGTCCCGCCGTGGGCCGATTGAAAACGGCCGATCCGGCGGGTCATCGCGCCGGTGAAGGCCCCTTTCTCATGACCAAAGAGTTCGGATTCCAGAAGATCCTGAGGAATCGCCGCCGCATTCACCGCGACGAAGGGTCCCTCTTTGCGCGGGGAATGTTCGTGCAGGAAATGGGCGAGCCGTTCCTTGCCGGTGCCGCTTTCGCCGGTGAGCAGAACCGGGGTCTCCGTGCGCGCCGCCCGGGTGATCTCCTCGAGGGTCTTCTCCATGGCGGCGCTTTCATAAATAAAGGGTCCGCCGAGACCGGCCGCCTCGCGCAGGCGGAGGTTTTCATTCTCAAGCGACCGGAATCTCTGGGCGTTCCGCACCGCGACGAGAACCCGTTCCGCGGAGAGGGGTTTCTCAAGAAAATCCATCGCCCCTTCATGAATCGCCTTCACCGCCATGGCGATATCGGCCTGCCCACTGATCATGAGGATCGGCAACGCCGGAAACCGCCGGCGGATCCATGGAAGAAATTCCACACCATGCCCGTCGGGCAGCCATACATCCAAGAAGAGAATATCCGGGGAGCTCTCGGTGAGCGATCGGCGGCCCACGGCGAGGTTTTCAGCATGGATAACTTCGTGCCCATCCATTTCCAAGAGGGTGGCGATGGTTTGCCGGATCGGCGCCTCGTCGTCAATGATCAGGATCCGGGAGGTTGTCTCGGCCGGGGTTTTGTAACTTACATTCATATCCGTACGTTACCAAAATTTTGACACCCTGTCGAAAAGGTGGAACTCATTTTTCGACGGCGGGGAATTCTACAATAAAAAGGACACCTCCCGCGGAGGCGTTTTCCGCCTGAATCCGCCCCCTCATTCGGCTCACCAGTTCCCTCGCGATAGCCAAGCCCAAACCCTGTCCCCCCGGTTTTGTTGAAAGCCCCTTCTGAAAAATCTCCTCAATCATCCCATCGGGGATGGCCGGACCGCTGTTCCAGACCCGGAGTGCGGCGGTTGCATCGGAGAGGGCACAAGAAACTTCAACGCTTCCGCCGGGTCCGGCCGCTTCCCGCGCGTTCCTGATGAGATTTTGTACAATGCGATCCAAGTGCCCGGTATCAATCCGTACGGGAATCGGTCCCTCATGGCTTGGCTTAAATGTAACCTTTGGGGATTCATCAGCGGGCCAGGTTTCCACAATCGATTGAACGGATTGATTCAGGTCCTCGATCCTCAAGATCCCCTCCGGCAGTCGTGCGAAATGTGAAAACTCTTCCACCAGGCGCTGGACTCTCTCCAGCGATCCTTGGGCGGCTTGCAAGGCCGGCGCCAGCCGGGGATCTTCACTTTTTATCGCCAGGGTCCCCACGGTGAGGCGCAGCGGGGTCAAGGCATTGCGGATATCATGACCCAGCGCCCGGCCGACATCTTTCCATCCGGCGACGATGGCCATTCTTTCCGCCTGCCCCGCCAGCGCCAAGGCCTCTTCACTAAGAGCGCGCAGCAGCGCCTCGGGCGAGGGGGTCTTCCCGCCATCCTTGTGAAGACCGGACAGGCCCTGCGTCCGGCGCCAGGCGCCCTCGGCTTCCTGCTCGATCCGATTCCAGGTCCTCCGCAGCGGCAGGAGCAGGATCCAGCCGATCAGGGCGAGTATCAGACCGCCCGCCAAGGCCGGCCCCAGCATCTTCAGATGGGATGGCTGTTCCGCGGTGGAGACGCCCCCCGCTGGATGGGACACCGCGAAGACCGGAGCGCCCTCCGCCGAATGGATGATGACGGCCCCGGGGGCGGGATCCTTCCCCCCGGCATCCGTTGCGCGGCTGGAGGACGGAAGGATCTCAATCCGGCCCAGGCTCGGGTCCCACCGCCAAACCCATTCAGCTTGAAGCCATGGGCATTCGGGGAGCGGTCGCGAGACGATCCACACCGGTTCGAGCTGATCCCTTTGCGAAGGATCGGATAAGCCGGCAAAAAGACCCTCTATGTCTGTGGCCTGCGGCGCGGGGAGCTGACCGCCGAAAGAGGCGCGGTCCCGCAGACCGGCGACAAGGCGCCGTCCGGAACCCAAGATGCGGATCTCCTCGGCGTTCGACCGGGCGGCGAGTTTTTCAAGCCAGTCGAACCAGGCTTTGTCCCCGGCGGCATGCGAACAGGGCGCGGAGGACGTCACCGGATCGTCTCTCAGGACGTCGATCCGGGCTTCCAGTCGATGGAAATGATTAATGATGGAATTTTGTACAAGGATCCGGCTCAGCCGGCTTTCTTCTTTGCCTATTTCGACTGATAAATTTTGTACAACCAGTGTCCCGGGGATATAAACGGCGAGAAATCCCCCCACAAAGAGAATGGCCAGGATGATGCGCCATCGACATCCGGCTGACATCGCTCCACCCGCCTTTCCAGCTACAGGCCGCAGACCCTTCTATCGAGATGGCCGCCGATCCGGGTCACGATTTCATAGACAATGGTCTGGCAGAGGGAGGCGAGATCCTGCGCCGAGATTTCTTCATCCCCCTGCTTTCCCAATAAAACCGCCTCATCCCCGACGGCGGCTCCCTCGATATCGGTGAGGTCGACCATAAACATATTCATACAAACCCGGCCCAGGACCGGCGCGCGCCGCCCGCGCACCAGAACATGCCCCACGCCGGACAGACGGCGGTCATAGCCGTCGGCGTATCCCACGGGCAAAATGGCCAGCCGTGTCGGGTGGGTGGTACGGAATGTACAACCATAACCGATGAAGGATTGCGCCGGCACGGTCTTGATCTGCGCGACCTGGGTTTTCCAGGTTAGAACCGGGCGGAGAGGGAGTCGTTCAGATCCGCCGCTTCTGGCGGAGACCAGCGTCTCCCGGCTGGGCCAGAGCCCGTATGTCGCGATCCCGAGTCGCACCATATCCAGGTGCGTCTCCGGCATGACAATGGTCGCCGCGCTGCAGGCGGTATGGCGCAGGAGCGGCTGAATTCCAAGGGCGTGGAGATCCCGCTCCACTTTGTGAAAGATCTCGATTTGCCGCCGCGCATAGGTGTGATCCGTCGTGTCCTCGATATTGGCAAAATGAGTGGACAGCCCGCTCCATTGAAGCTCGCTGTGATCGGCGAAGAACCGCGCCACCGACGGGATCTCCTCCGGCATAAAACCCTGCCGGTGGCAGCCGGTCTCGACCTTGATGTGGCACTGCGGCCGGATGCCGCTTTTGCCGGCGCCGCGCGCCAGGGCCTGTAAGGATTCGAAGGTGGAAAGGGTGAATTCCAGGGGCAGGCCGGCCGCCGCTGGCAGCGCCTGCATGGGGATGGGTCCCAGAAGATGAATGGGTGCGGAGAGTTCCAAGGCCAGCAGCTCCAGCGCCTCATTCAATGAATTCACGCCCAACCGGTCCGCGCCGAAACGCAACGCCAAGGGTGCGATCTTCTCCAGACCGTGGCCGTAGGCATTCGCCTTAACGACTGCCATGAGCTTTCTGTCCGGTCCGATCAGCCGCCGGAATTCAGCGAGGTTGTGTTGATAGGCGCCGGCATCGATCTCCAACCATGAAAGGGATGGGGCGGATGGGGTTGCATGATTCTGTGATGTCATGATGGATCGCTGCCTCCGAGTGCTTCAACAGACCGTCCGGCTGAATTGAGATTGGACGCCGGAATTCCGAGAATCAAGAATTCCGTCGTCGATAACGAGGAGGTGTTTCTAGGGTTTGTGCAAAAGGAGCTCGAGAGGACGAACGAGTTCCACGATCCGGCGCTTGATGTCGTTGGGATCCTTGCCGGGATCCTTATTGGGATCACTGTTGGAATCTCTAGCGGAATCGCCGCCCCGGATCATCAGGCGCGTCGTCATCCAAGCCAGGGGAAAAACCACGGCATTTTCCATCAACCGCTTTTCGAGGCGGCGCGCCTGCGTTTCCGCCGGGATCGGATCGGCGGGCAGGGCCAGCCAATCTTCAAAGAGGGCGCCTTCCAGTTTCCCGAGGATCGCGTCGTTTAGATGAGGTTCGAGGAAGCCGACCGTAATGCCCGCCGCTTCCCAAGGAATCGCGGCCATGACCGGCACCGCCATGAGGATGAGATCAAATGTCCCTTGCCGCAGAGATGAATGCAGCGCCGTTCGCGGCATTCCCATGATCTGGTATCGCCCCGCCTCCGCGGCGAGGATTGGAATCCGGGCCGCCGCACAGGAGAGAATAGGATCGC is a window from the Candidatus Eisenbacteria bacterium genome containing:
- a CDS encoding tetratricopeptide repeat protein, translating into MTQNNDNRQVQEISRTRVIVTCGLLALWLFFIAFGVIAATDPLWLRKLSGIGKEVETNNVKNRADAIFRRGNPREAIELYKYVLDIRPDFTGASVNLAIAYGRTGQPAYGEKILLDALESGTERPGIIAYNLGEILEKQGKFEEAIQNYNKAIDTSVGQDRVYGKLGAIYLQQNLLDKARESFQKRLQIQLDPCTSYRYMLRRCLTTHKRFPEAIQAAQEHLDRGVVTDDLEPFDLEIITQLQRVDRGISETCTQLGIIYRKLGENSLADKYLNQALMIWPENPTARAALSPSAN
- a CDS encoding VanZ family protein translates to MSKTIKTSQRIPLGPPLLYSTRLHLILFSFLLVATPFIMVRNYLQSALEKISLATIAIAGISIPIVPLVAGILLLAAVIRFIKSVTLKGLIAATVPIIMIAMGQLICDVYYDHAFYELQQNWHYFAYMTFAFMMYRDLKPREVPFAKLIWMTSLFAFCFSTFDEIFQLFMSGRVFDMGDISKDVWGALMGLIILYIGSQKWKDIKRDWKSVRHPKLGGYIKSPASVLILDFVLSYIFLYVSSLLTDAPYWKSIVAITIGSYIVFFLIFHLSQFRPIKWVLLILLTAAVLIQGYSFFKFKNDNIVYHKYGMTVYKGIPIPFFDIIVFPNGTVRPADKKHFFRDRDQAYLLRRHADIILIGSGHHGLGGKGFPQQTPSQFIFNRYSLKGTQVIILKSQDACLLFNRLKQQGKNVLFVLHTTC
- a CDS encoding tetratricopeptide repeat protein, with amino-acid sequence MSVKRVCGTSLMIIAALVVTFFLFRPELPDNEAGEQIAAEATGFATATHVIPEVNVIPPIETTPIPGDARDLSEAPEATPAETLEETPAEEPVETVVETAALTASTVVEPPLSDSERYAAAIEQLQAGDAEGARPILSKLLNTFHGRPAVQAKVRANLARALLALGREREALPHAEEASRIDPENSGAWNVRGRALLSLQRSEEALRAFQTAIEKDPGNFHALNNIGYIWILREDFLKARTYLDEAVVAAAAMGVEPPSYTFNNLGVALERMGDLSDAREAYSRALGGGHPTAGLGLARVGALLAAEEPSSIPGSSADSTLTAGTGN
- a CDS encoding sigma-54 dependent transcriptional regulator translates to MNVSYKTPAETTSRILIIDDEAPIRQTIATLLEMDGHEVIHAENLAVGRRSLTESSPDILFLDVWLPDGHGVEFLPWIRRRFPALPILMISGQADIAMAVKAIHEGAMDFLEKPLSAERVLVAVRNAQRFRSLENENLRLREAAGLGGPFIYESAAMEKTLEEITRAARTETPVLLTGESGTGKERLAHFLHEHSPRKEGPFVAVNAAAIPQDLLESELFGHEKGAFTGAMTRRIGRFQSAHGGTLFLDEIGDMPESLQAKLLRVLESGMVEPLGGTAAVPVNVRFLSATHRDLAHEVESGRFRLDLYHRLAVLVIRIPPLRERQEDILALTRHYISQFTVLHGLGRHTLTSEAEAALLSYSWPGNVRELRNLIERIFILEADGPVDRAAVERLQAQNPMIEPENSSLLVRKSAAMAGPFSDSRPEESPTAAQTYKEHFALWEKQLLQNILDAESWNVARAAARLGLDRSHLHRKIRQYDIIRPH
- a CDS encoding HAMP domain-containing histidine kinase; translated protein: MSAGCRWRIILAILFVGGFLAVYIPGTLVVQNLSVEIGKEESRLSRILVQNSIINHFHRLEARIDVLRDDPVTSSAPCSHAAGDKAWFDWLEKLAARSNAEEIRILGSGRRLVAGLRDRASFGGQLPAPQATDIEGLFAGLSDPSQRDQLEPVWIVSRPLPECPWLQAEWVWRWDPSLGRIEILPSSSRATDAGGKDPAPGAVIIHSAEGAPVFAVSHPAGGVSTAEQPSHLKMLGPALAGGLILALIGWILLLPLRRTWNRIEQEAEGAWRRTQGLSGLHKDGGKTPSPEALLRALSEEALALAGQAERMAIVAGWKDVGRALGHDIRNALTPLRLTVGTLAIKSEDPRLAPALQAAQGSLERVQRLVEEFSHFARLPEGILRIEDLNQSVQSIVETWPADESPKVTFKPSHEGPIPVRIDTGHLDRIVQNLIRNAREAAGPGGSVEVSCALSDATAALRVWNSGPAIPDGMIEEIFQKGLSTKPGGQGLGLAIARELVSRMRGRIQAENASAGGVLFIVEFPAVEK
- the alr gene encoding alanine racemase, with the protein product MTSQNHATPSAPSLSWLEIDAGAYQHNLAEFRRLIGPDRKLMAVVKANAYGHGLEKIAPLALRFGADRLGVNSLNEALELLALELSAPIHLLGPIPMQALPAAAGLPLEFTLSTFESLQALARGAGKSGIRPQCHIKVETGCHRQGFMPEEIPSVARFFADHSELQWSGLSTHFANIEDTTDHTYARRQIEIFHKVERDLHALGIQPLLRHTACSAATIVMPETHLDMVRLGIATYGLWPSRETLVSARSGGSERLPLRPVLTWKTQVAQIKTVPAQSFIGYGCTFRTTHPTRLAILPVGYADGYDRRLSGVGHVLVRGRRAPVLGRVCMNMFMVDLTDIEGAAVGDEAVLLGKQGDEEISAQDLASLCQTIVYEIVTRIGGHLDRRVCGL